A part of Sporomusaceae bacterium FL31 genomic DNA contains:
- the trpD gene encoding anthranilate phosphoribosyltransferase, which produces MLKEYLHQVLSGQHLTRQQAGEAMNVIMSGQASEAQIGSFLTALKLKGETSSEITGFAETMRSHAESIVCRQSRLIDTCGTGGDCKGTFNVSTTVAFVLAGAGLAVAKHGNRSVSSSCGSADVLAALGVNVELAPQTAADAIDEINVGFLFAPIFHKAMKYAAKPRKDLGFRTVFNILGPLSNPAKANYQLIGVYDQDLTEKVAGALLGLGVERAMVVHSFDGLDEISTTEPTQVTEVRDGQLSSYVINPQDYGFSAAAPDDYLGGTAEQNAEIILKILQGQRGPKRDIVLINAAAALYIAGSVPDLHTGLELAAASIDSGKAYAKLHDLKNFSHRLREEALLS; this is translated from the coding sequence ATGTTAAAAGAGTATCTTCATCAGGTATTATCCGGACAACATCTTACCAGGCAGCAAGCTGGAGAAGCGATGAACGTGATTATGTCAGGCCAGGCCAGTGAAGCGCAAATCGGCTCTTTTCTTACTGCTTTAAAACTTAAGGGAGAAACAAGCAGCGAAATTACAGGCTTTGCTGAGACCATGCGTTCACATGCCGAAAGTATTGTGTGCCGGCAAAGTCGGTTGATTGATACGTGCGGCACCGGGGGAGATTGCAAAGGTACGTTCAATGTTTCCACAACCGTGGCTTTTGTTCTTGCCGGAGCAGGGCTGGCAGTTGCGAAACACGGCAACCGCAGTGTATCAAGCTCTTGTGGCAGTGCCGATGTTCTGGCAGCCTTAGGGGTTAATGTAGAGCTGGCACCGCAAACTGCTGCGGATGCTATTGATGAGATCAATGTTGGTTTTTTGTTTGCTCCTATATTTCATAAAGCAATGAAGTATGCGGCAAAGCCACGCAAGGATCTTGGCTTCCGGACGGTTTTTAATATTCTTGGTCCGTTATCCAATCCTGCAAAAGCCAATTACCAGCTTATTGGGGTATATGATCAGGATTTGACCGAAAAAGTAGCTGGAGCATTGCTGGGGCTGGGCGTAGAAAGGGCCATGGTGGTGCATAGCTTTGACGGGCTGGATGAAATATCGACAACAGAGCCGACGCAAGTGACTGAGGTCAGAGACGGACAACTTTCCTCGTATGTGATCAATCCGCAGGATTATGGTTTTAGTGCTGCTGCGCCTGATGATTATTTAGGGGGAACGGCTGAGCAGAACGCTGAAATTATCCTTAAAATCTTACAGGGTCAACGAGGGCCTAAGCGGGATATTGTACTAATCAATGCGGCAGCTGCTTTATATATTGCCGGTAGCGTCCCTGACTTGCATACCGGCCTGGAATTAGCTGCTGCAAGCATTGACAGCGGCAAAGCTTACGCGAAGCTGCATGATCTTAAAAACTTCAGCCATCGGTTAAGGGAGGAAGCATTATTATCATAA
- the trpF gene encoding N-(5'-phosphoribosyl)anthranilate isomerase produces the protein MEAAQAAQEAGADMIGFVFAASKRRIEPEQAAIISKAVQAIAKVGVFVDESAAMINHIADVCHLDYVQLHGQESLAYCRQIKWPIIKAFQVTKQCGYQQINEFKVDYALLDSYIPGQNGGTGIAFDWYEAKATCRQIKLPVIVAGGLTAENVHEAVLTLSPAGVDVSGGVETNGIKDTVKIRQFIQAARAAQRGRQSAQ, from the coding sequence TTGGAAGCTGCTCAAGCTGCCCAAGAGGCAGGGGCTGACATGATTGGTTTTGTCTTTGCCGCCAGTAAGCGAAGAATTGAGCCAGAACAGGCAGCTATAATTAGTAAAGCTGTGCAGGCGATTGCGAAAGTGGGCGTCTTTGTTGATGAAAGTGCAGCAATGATTAATCATATTGCTGACGTATGCCACTTGGACTATGTTCAGCTTCATGGTCAGGAGAGCTTAGCCTATTGCCGTCAGATCAAGTGGCCTATTATCAAGGCCTTTCAAGTAACGAAACAGTGTGGTTATCAGCAAATTAACGAATTTAAGGTGGATTATGCACTATTAGACAGCTATATCCCAGGGCAAAACGGTGGTACCGGGATTGCATTTGACTGGTATGAGGCCAAGGCAACATGCAGACAAATTAAGCTGCCGGTGATCGTAGCCGGTGGGCTGACAGCAGAGAATGTTCATGAGGCTGTTTTAACGTTAAGCCCGGCAGGCGTAGATGTATCAGGTGGAGTCGAAACAAACGGAATCAAAGACACTGTAAAAATTAGACAATTCATCCAGGCTGCTCGTGCAGCGCAGAGGGGGCGCCAAAGTGCTCAATGA
- the trpC gene encoding indole-3-glycerol phosphate synthase — MLNEIVAKKSYEVANTKKQLPLPALRREVQPGNFALSKALKENDWGLIAECKLASPAKGPLCDDYTVPELAKTYSEHGARALSVHTDPHFKGVITDIAAVRAVTELPILRKDFIIDDYQIYEARAAGADAILLIAAILSDYQLMDFLYKAWGIGLDCLVEVHTKEELKRVLKTPAELIGINNRNLKTFTTDIVNTFELLPECQADRVVISESGIQNAQDASRLKDAGVRGILVGEGLVKAPDIGRRTRELTLNH; from the coding sequence GTGCTCAATGAAATTGTTGCAAAAAAAAGCTATGAAGTTGCCAATACAAAAAAACAATTACCACTACCAGCTTTACGGCGTGAAGTCCAGCCAGGCAATTTTGCATTAAGTAAGGCACTCAAAGAAAATGACTGGGGCTTAATCGCTGAGTGTAAATTGGCTTCACCGGCGAAAGGACCGTTATGTGATGACTATACTGTACCTGAACTTGCAAAAACTTATAGCGAACATGGTGCACGAGCCTTGTCAGTGCATACTGATCCGCATTTCAAAGGTGTGATTACCGATATTGCTGCAGTTCGTGCTGTGACCGAATTGCCGATATTACGCAAGGATTTTATTATCGATGATTATCAAATCTATGAGGCAAGAGCCGCTGGAGCCGATGCCATCTTATTGATCGCGGCAATCCTATCAGACTATCAACTGATGGATTTTCTATATAAAGCCTGGGGAATTGGCCTGGATTGTTTAGTTGAGGTTCATACCAAAGAGGAATTAAAGCGAGTATTAAAAACTCCAGCAGAACTGATTGGCATCAATAATCGTAACCTGAAAACTTTTACTACCGATATTGTAAATACTTTTGAATTGCTGCCTGAATGCCAAGCTGATCGTGTAGTGATTAGTGAAAGCGGCATTCAAAATGCGCAGGATGCCAGCAGATTAAAAGATGCCGGAGTGCGAGGGATTCTGGTAGGTGAAGGGCTAGTAAAAGCACCGGATATTGGCCGCAGAACACGGGAATTAACATTAAATCACTAG
- the trpB gene encoding tryptophan synthase beta chain, whose translation MPDNKGRFGKFGGQYVPETVMPALIELEESYNQLKNDENFQQELSFYLREYAGRPTRLYLAEQLTAHYGRAKIYLKREDLLHTGAHKINNAIGQALLARRMGKKRIVAETGAGQHGVACATVAALFGLECRVFMGEEDIERQALNVFRMRLLGTEVIPVTSGTGTLKDATSEAIRYWVTNVEDTHYIIGSVVGPHPYPMIVRDFQAVIGQEVKAQIQDIAGKQISHIVACVGGGSNAMGIFYPFRNDHDVIKIGVEAAGKGVTTSEHAASLTSGRPGVLHGALSYLLQDEDGQVIPAYSISAGLDYPGVGPEHSYFKDSGRVTYTSVTDKAALSAFKRLAQVEGIIPALESSHALAYLEELMPQTKADQVVVVCLSGRGDKDVQMAAQVMEGLTCHV comes from the coding sequence ATGCCTGATAATAAAGGACGTTTTGGTAAGTTTGGCGGACAATATGTACCTGAGACTGTCATGCCGGCATTAATAGAATTGGAAGAAAGCTATAATCAACTGAAAAATGACGAGAATTTTCAGCAGGAATTAAGTTTCTATCTCAGGGAATACGCTGGACGTCCAACCCGGTTGTATCTAGCAGAACAGTTAACTGCTCACTACGGTCGAGCCAAGATTTATTTAAAACGTGAGGACTTGCTGCATACAGGAGCCCACAAAATTAATAATGCCATTGGGCAGGCTCTATTGGCCCGCCGGATGGGGAAAAAACGAATTGTTGCTGAAACAGGTGCCGGGCAGCATGGGGTAGCTTGTGCTACAGTAGCCGCCTTGTTTGGTCTGGAATGCAGGGTGTTTATGGGTGAAGAAGATATTGAGCGGCAGGCTTTAAACGTTTTTCGGATGAGATTGCTGGGAACTGAAGTCATTCCTGTAACCAGCGGTACGGGGACATTAAAGGATGCCACCAGTGAAGCCATTCGTTATTGGGTTACGAATGTGGAAGATACCCATTACATTATCGGCTCAGTAGTGGGGCCACATCCTTATCCGATGATTGTTCGGGATTTCCAGGCAGTCATTGGTCAGGAAGTCAAGGCGCAAATTCAGGATATTGCCGGCAAGCAGATTAGTCATATTGTTGCTTGCGTGGGTGGCGGCAGTAATGCGATGGGAATATTCTATCCATTTAGGAATGATCATGATGTGATCAAAATTGGCGTTGAGGCGGCTGGTAAAGGGGTTACCACCAGTGAACATGCAGCATCACTGACAAGCGGCCGTCCAGGTGTATTGCATGGGGCTTTGAGCTATTTACTGCAGGATGAAGACGGGCAAGTCATACCGGCTTATTCGATTTCAGCCGGATTGGATTATCCCGGTGTAGGTCCTGAACATTCCTATTTCAAAGACAGCGGCCGGGTGACGTATACTTCGGTAACCGATAAAGCGGCTTTGAGTGCGTTCAAGCGCCTGGCCCAAGTCGAAGGCATTATTCCAGCGTTAGAAAGTTCACATGCTTTGGCTTATTTAGAAGAGTTGATGCCTCAGACTAAAGCGGATCAAGTGGTTGTAGTCTGTTTGTCCGGTCGTGGTGATAAAGATGTGCAAATGGCTGCACAGGTAATGGAGGGATTAACTTGTCACGTATAG
- the trpA gene encoding tryptophan synthase alpha chain, protein MSRIAEKLAALKAEGRKGLIIYITAGTPDLATTLQAVQAAESAGADIIELGIPFSDPMADGPVIQKAAMVALKSGVNMAKIAELIQHIRQHSNIPLAAMAYMNSILNFGQQEFASRFKQAGLDGLIIPDLPSEEAAELGEICQQTGLDLIQFIAPTTNTARVSHICSKASGFIYCISTTGVTGVRQVDYSGIGQVMNTVRQHTSVPLAIGFGIGSPAAAKEAAQYADAVIVGSAVMQNLMDEGVEAVRALVQSIRQTLDERMK, encoded by the coding sequence TTGTCACGTATAGCAGAAAAATTAGCGGCCTTAAAGGCCGAAGGACGTAAAGGACTTATTATTTATATCACTGCGGGTACTCCCGATTTGGCGACAACCTTGCAAGCCGTTCAGGCAGCGGAGTCAGCCGGTGCAGACATTATTGAACTGGGGATTCCATTCTCCGATCCTATGGCAGACGGACCGGTTATTCAAAAAGCGGCTATGGTAGCTCTAAAATCCGGCGTGAATATGGCTAAAATCGCCGAATTAATTCAACACATCAGACAGCATTCCAACATTCCGTTGGCAGCTATGGCTTATATGAATAGTATTCTTAATTTTGGTCAGCAAGAGTTTGCGTCTCGTTTTAAACAAGCCGGGTTAGATGGCCTGATCATACCTGACTTACCATCTGAAGAGGCGGCAGAGCTTGGCGAGATTTGTCAGCAGACAGGCTTGGATTTGATTCAGTTTATTGCTCCGACAACCAATACAGCACGGGTAAGTCATATCTGCAGCAAAGCCAGTGGATTTATCTATTGTATCTCCACCACCGGTGTTACCGGGGTGCGGCAGGTGGATTACAGTGGAATTGGTCAGGTCATGAATACGGTTAGACAGCATACTTCGGTGCCGTTAGCCATTGGCTTTGGCATTGGGTCACCGGCTGCAGCCAAAGAAGCCGCTCAATATGCCGATGCCGTCATTGTTGGCAGTGCGGTCATGCAGAATTTAATGGATGAAGGAGTAGAAGCGGTGAGGGCCTTAGTACAGTCCATTCGGCAGACTTTAGATGAGAGGATGAAATGA
- a CDS encoding anthranilate synthase component I translates to MRAFPEKQAFREYAKIHNIIPVYAEVSTDMDTPVSIYYKLVGDRYGYILESADSSKNFGRFSFIGTDPLAIATAYFNGLKIERNGETQFVEGKPIAALKQYLNSFSAPVLDDLPQLSGGAVGYFAYESVATWERVRGLQIAPDTILAEFMLCRTLLIMDHLTHTTKLAYLAEYDGSRDVDEVYEAALSKLKLLADQLAQPVQPEVARKSQRPVSLQTSQDLQQFSASYQEKVLKAKEYIAAGEIFQVVLSQQFRRKLTKSPFGLYRRLRQINPSPYMFYINFGQRKLVGASPEMLVKVNQDKVVTYPIAGTRPRGANALEDQELAIELLQDEKEKAEHAMLVDLGRNDIGRISLPGTVEVTRLMEIEKFSHVMHMVSEVTGKIDPKNTALDALTACFPAGTVSGAPKARAMEIIHELEQPARGPYAGAVGYIDFSGNMDTCITIRTIFIDGDEAVTQTGAGIVADSVPEKEYQEVLHKAKVLFKVLAEDDDHDFAD, encoded by the coding sequence ATGAGAGCATTTCCTGAAAAGCAGGCATTTCGTGAATATGCTAAAATTCATAACATCATTCCGGTATATGCTGAAGTTTCTACCGATATGGATACACCGGTATCGATTTATTACAAACTGGTTGGGGATCGCTACGGGTATATTTTGGAAAGTGCTGATTCCAGTAAAAACTTTGGCCGCTTCTCCTTTATTGGAACCGATCCGCTAGCTATTGCTACAGCTTACTTCAATGGACTCAAAATTGAACGCAATGGCGAAACGCAATTTGTTGAAGGTAAACCTATTGCCGCTTTAAAACAATATCTAAATTCTTTCTCAGCTCCAGTGCTGGATGATTTACCTCAATTATCCGGTGGTGCGGTAGGGTATTTTGCCTATGAATCCGTAGCAACCTGGGAACGCGTTCGAGGGCTCCAGATTGCGCCAGATACTATCTTGGCAGAGTTTATGCTTTGCCGAACCCTGTTGATCATGGATCATTTGACCCATACTACGAAATTGGCTTATTTAGCCGAATATGACGGCAGCAGGGATGTTGATGAAGTCTATGAAGCGGCTTTAAGTAAGCTTAAACTGCTAGCCGATCAGTTAGCTCAGCCGGTGCAGCCAGAAGTAGCTAGAAAGTCTCAGCGCCCAGTCAGTCTTCAAACCAGCCAGGATCTGCAGCAATTTAGTGCCAGTTACCAGGAGAAAGTGCTAAAAGCTAAAGAATATATTGCTGCTGGTGAAATCTTTCAGGTTGTGTTGTCACAACAATTTCGCCGGAAGCTGACTAAGTCACCATTTGGGCTATATCGACGCTTACGTCAGATTAATCCATCTCCTTATATGTTTTACATTAATTTCGGTCAACGCAAGTTGGTCGGTGCATCACCGGAAATGCTGGTCAAAGTCAATCAAGATAAAGTCGTCACTTATCCAATTGCCGGCACCAGGCCCAGGGGAGCTAATGCCTTGGAGGATCAGGAACTGGCCATCGAGTTATTACAGGATGAAAAAGAGAAGGCTGAGCATGCCATGCTGGTGGATTTGGGACGCAATGATATTGGCCGCATTAGTTTACCCGGTACGGTTGAAGTCACTCGCCTGATGGAAATCGAAAAATTTTCGCATGTTATGCACATGGTATCTGAAGTTACCGGCAAAATTGATCCGAAAAACACAGCCCTTGATGCTTTAACAGCTTGTTTTCCTGCTGGTACAGTCAGTGGTGCGCCTAAGGCTCGTGCCATGGAGATTATTCATGAGTTAGAACAGCCCGCACGAGGGCCTTATGCCGGAGCGGTGGGGTATATTGATTTTAGCGGAAATATGGACACCTGTATTACAATCAGGACCATTTTCATTGACGGTGATGAGGCTGTCACTCAGACCGGCGCAGGGATTGTAGCTGATTCGGTACCAGAGAAAGAGTATCAAGAGGTGCTGCATAAGGCAAAAGTGTTATTTAAAGTATTGGCGGAGGATGATGATCATGATTTTGCTGATTGA
- a CDS encoding glutamine amidotransferase — protein MILLIDNYDSFTYNVYQLVANLGYQVEVIRNDQITATEIAARNYSAIIISPGPGTPDDAGISLDIIERFAGKLPILGICLGHQAIGQVFGGKVVRAPLPVHGKVSYIEHHDQGIYHGIPQNFAAGRYHSLIVEKESLPECLEVTASTAGGLIMGLRHKEYFIEGLQFHPESILTPEGRNLVKNFLSSSVQ, from the coding sequence ATGATTTTGCTGATTGATAACTATGATTCCTTTACGTATAATGTCTATCAATTAGTGGCTAATCTGGGTTATCAGGTTGAAGTCATTCGCAATGATCAAATTACGGCAACTGAGATTGCTGCCAGAAACTATTCGGCAATTATTATTTCACCTGGGCCTGGCACTCCTGATGATGCTGGTATCAGCTTGGATATTATTGAGCGTTTTGCCGGAAAGCTTCCCATTCTGGGTATTTGCCTTGGTCATCAGGCCATTGGACAGGTCTTTGGCGGAAAAGTCGTTCGGGCTCCTCTGCCTGTGCATGGCAAAGTTTCGTATATTGAGCATCATGATCAAGGGATCTATCATGGCATACCTCAAAACTTTGCTGCCGGAAGATATCATTCCCTGATTGTTGAGAAGGAAAGTCTGCCGGAGTGTCTTGAGGTAACTGCAAGTACGGCAGGGGGGCTGATCATGGGATTACGCCATAAGGAATATTTCATTGAGGGATTACAATTTCATCCTGAGTCCATCCTAACACCTGAAGGCCGTAATCTGGTCAAGAATTTTTTAAGCAGCTCAGTGCAATAA
- the prfC gene encoding peptide chain release factor 3, translated as MSAVDLSSEINRRRTFAIISHPDAGKTTLTEKLLLYGGAIHLAGSVKSRKAQRHAVSDWMEIEKQRGISVTSSVMQFDYDGYRINILDTPGHQDFSEDTYRTLMAVDSAVMIIDVAKGVEAQTKKLFKVCKQRGIPIFTFVNKLDRFGKSPFELMEELEKVLEIRAYPMNWPIGIDGDYKGVYNRQKAQIELFSEEGSHGQKVLPSVVGQVDDPVFTEMLGSNIHQALCDDIELLDMAGDTFDLEKVRQGELTPMFFGSAMTNFGVQNFLEEFLRLAPSPAPRMSSEGLVEPENEKFSAFVFKIQANMNPAHRDRLAFIRICSGKFTRGMAVFHEKSGKVLKLSQPQQFLAQDRTIIDEAYPGDIVGLFDPGIFGIGDTLCEQGQLFTFEDFPVFPPEQFARVQAKDTMKRKQFVKGITQLTQEGAVQLFRQADAGLESYIVGTVGSLQFDVLEYRLKNEYGVDILMHHLPYELARWMEGDDIKPKSLRGADRGMFVYDVKERPVLLVANEWALRWVADNNTEIQFLMTPSDQVRAN; from the coding sequence ATGTCAGCAGTTGATTTGAGTTCGGAAATCAATCGCCGCCGAACTTTTGCCATCATTTCGCATCCAGATGCGGGGAAAACTACCTTAACCGAGAAATTACTGCTATACGGAGGCGCCATTCATTTAGCTGGTTCGGTAAAATCCAGGAAGGCTCAGCGTCATGCTGTTTCTGACTGGATGGAAATTGAAAAACAGCGCGGAATTTCGGTAACTTCCAGTGTCATGCAGTTCGATTATGACGGTTATCGGATTAATATCTTGGATACACCAGGCCATCAAGACTTTAGTGAAGATACTTACCGAACCCTAATGGCAGTCGATAGTGCAGTGATGATTATCGATGTTGCCAAAGGCGTTGAGGCTCAGACTAAGAAACTATTTAAAGTTTGTAAACAACGAGGCATTCCCATTTTTACTTTTGTGAATAAGCTGGATCGTTTCGGTAAAAGTCCGTTTGAATTAATGGAAGAACTCGAAAAAGTACTAGAAATAAGGGCTTATCCAATGAATTGGCCGATTGGGATTGATGGTGATTATAAAGGGGTTTATAATCGTCAAAAAGCTCAAATTGAACTTTTTTCTGAAGAAGGCTCACACGGTCAGAAAGTATTGCCTTCAGTAGTTGGGCAAGTCGATGATCCGGTATTTACTGAAATGCTTGGCAGCAATATTCATCAAGCGCTTTGTGATGACATTGAATTATTGGATATGGCTGGCGATACTTTTGATCTGGAGAAGGTGCGCCAAGGCGAATTAACTCCTATGTTTTTCGGTAGCGCGATGACCAATTTTGGTGTGCAGAATTTTCTCGAAGAGTTTTTGCGATTGGCGCCTTCGCCAGCGCCCCGCATGTCTTCGGAAGGTTTGGTTGAACCGGAGAATGAGAAATTTTCAGCATTTGTATTTAAAATTCAGGCTAATATGAATCCGGCTCACCGGGATCGCTTAGCATTTATTAGAATCTGTTCAGGTAAGTTTACACGTGGTATGGCTGTTTTTCATGAAAAGTCAGGAAAAGTTCTAAAATTGTCTCAGCCACAGCAGTTTCTAGCTCAGGATCGGACTATTATTGATGAAGCTTACCCAGGTGATATCGTAGGTTTGTTTGATCCTGGCATTTTTGGCATTGGCGACACCTTATGCGAGCAAGGGCAACTATTTACTTTTGAAGATTTTCCAGTATTTCCGCCAGAGCAATTTGCCCGGGTGCAGGCCAAAGACACTATGAAGCGCAAGCAATTTGTCAAAGGCATTACCCAACTGACCCAGGAAGGAGCTGTCCAACTTTTCCGGCAAGCCGACGCCGGTCTTGAATCCTATATTGTTGGCACAGTGGGAAGCTTGCAGTTTGATGTTTTGGAATATCGCCTCAAGAATGAATATGGCGTAGATATTTTAATGCATCATTTGCCTTACGAATTGGCGCGCTGGATGGAGGGCGATGATATCAAACCGAAGTCGCTGCGTGGTGCTGATCGTGGTATGTTTGTTTATGATGTCAAAGAGCGCCCGGTATTGCTTGTTGCAAATGAATGGGCGTTGCGCTGGGTTGCTGACAATAATACTGAAATCCAATTTTTGATGACTCCATCCGATCAAGTTCGTGCTAACTAA
- a CDS encoding DUF4931 domain-containing protein, whose product MSTKHIEFNLSIGKQKPESIINTTTKCPFCDRENLEGIIAAEGSILLVKNKYPVLEDTVQTVLIETDQCQSELSLYPKEHLHKVFHFGINKWLEMEQQADYKSVIFFKNHGPFSGGTIRHPHMQIIGLKTINYLDAVYPEHFEGLVIAKTNEIELNLSTKPRVGFFEFNTILTDLTQTDQLADYVQLVTQYILSNFHRNCNSYNLFFYKINDSIAVKIMPRFVTSPLFIGFAIPQVSSRLEDVVLDFQEKYLR is encoded by the coding sequence TTGTCAACCAAACATATTGAATTTAATCTCAGTATCGGGAAACAAAAGCCTGAAAGCATTATTAATACTACAACCAAGTGTCCTTTTTGTGATCGGGAAAATTTAGAAGGGATTATTGCCGCAGAGGGTTCTATTTTATTGGTTAAAAATAAATATCCGGTTTTAGAAGATACTGTTCAAACTGTGCTGATTGAAACAGACCAGTGTCAATCCGAACTGTCATTATATCCAAAAGAACATTTACACAAAGTATTTCACTTTGGTATCAATAAGTGGCTGGAGATGGAACAGCAAGCTGACTATAAATCAGTTATTTTTTTTAAAAATCACGGACCATTCTCCGGCGGTACCATTCGGCATCCGCATATGCAGATTATTGGCTTAAAAACCATCAATTACTTAGATGCTGTTTACCCCGAACATTTTGAAGGCCTTGTCATTGCAAAAACCAATGAGATTGAATTAAATCTGTCCACCAAGCCTCGCGTTGGTTTCTTTGAGTTCAATACAATCTTAACAGACTTAACACAAACTGACCAATTAGCTGATTATGTACAATTGGTTACTCAATACATCCTCAGCAACTTTCACCGCAACTGCAACAGCTATAATTTATTTTTTTACAAAATCAATGACTCCATTGCAGTCAAAATCATGCCTCGCTTCGTAACCTCACCGTTATTTATTGGTTTTGCTATTCCACAGGTATCTAGCCGTTTGGAAGATGTTGTCCTGGATTTCCAGGAAAAATATCTTCGCTAA
- the spoVB_2 gene encoding stage V sporulation protein B has translation MAVAGIVVKVIGSLNWIFVSRVLGGEGIGLYQMAFPIYLLALSVSSAGIPVAISIITAEKLALNDMFGARRVFRISLTLLAITGAVFSLLTYFGAGILVEYKFIRDPRAYYSVAALAPAIFFVTILSSYRGYLQGWQRMTPTAVSQIIEQIFRVVTMIIFANLLLPKGLEFAAAGASLGAVAGAVAGLLVLIYYYWRLEADLKQQPDLPAVSENMEASSSIVKRIFKLALPVSASSIMLPIVANLDLLIVPARLEVAGYTVEQATELFGYLTGMAVPLINLATILTASLATSLVPAISEAQALGDRLKVFQRTASAMRIANLITFPAFMLIFLLDSPISQMIYNAPNAGPAIGVMSTSIVLLGIHQVTTGVLQGLGHTTIPVINMGIAAIVKVILNWVLTAVPELGIKGSAWATVADIGVAAIMNMVYVNRYVGYNIAAKDILKTVVATAVMGVAVFYSYAEIIQDSGSNTVATISAIAVGGIVYSIVLIITGGIHERDVSRIPLIGSPLSKFLRITGLFKSI, from the coding sequence TTGGCTGTTGCCGGTATTGTAGTCAAAGTCATCGGCTCTTTAAACTGGATTTTTGTGTCACGGGTATTAGGCGGTGAAGGCATTGGCTTGTATCAAATGGCTTTCCCCATTTATCTATTAGCTCTCAGTGTATCTTCTGCTGGCATACCGGTGGCCATTTCAATTATTACAGCGGAAAAACTGGCACTCAATGATATGTTTGGGGCACGCCGGGTTTTCCGGATTTCACTGACCTTACTGGCAATTACCGGAGCCGTATTTAGTCTTTTGACTTATTTTGGTGCGGGGATATTGGTCGAGTATAAATTTATCCGCGATCCTCGTGCCTATTATTCTGTAGCCGCGCTGGCACCGGCGATATTTTTTGTAACCATTCTGTCAAGCTATCGCGGCTATCTGCAAGGCTGGCAAAGGATGACGCCAACAGCTGTTTCGCAGATTATCGAGCAAATCTTTCGGGTTGTTACCATGATTATCTTTGCTAATCTGCTACTGCCTAAAGGATTGGAATTTGCAGCGGCAGGGGCAAGTTTGGGAGCAGTTGCAGGCGCTGTAGCTGGATTGTTAGTCCTTATTTATTACTATTGGCGTTTGGAAGCCGATTTGAAGCAGCAGCCAGACTTACCGGCAGTGTCTGAAAATATGGAGGCCAGCAGTAGTATTGTTAAAAGAATCTTCAAACTAGCGTTACCTGTATCGGCCTCAAGTATTATGCTGCCGATTGTCGCCAATTTAGATTTACTGATCGTTCCGGCTCGCTTGGAAGTTGCCGGTTATACGGTTGAGCAGGCTACCGAGTTGTTTGGCTACCTGACTGGAATGGCGGTGCCTTTAATTAATCTCGCAACAATTTTAACGGCATCGTTGGCCACTAGCTTAGTGCCGGCAATCTCGGAGGCTCAGGCCCTGGGAGATCGCCTAAAGGTATTCCAGCGGACTGCTTCGGCAATGAGAATTGCTAACCTCATTACTTTTCCAGCTTTTATGCTCATATTCCTACTTGATTCTCCAATTTCTCAAATGATTTATAATGCACCAAATGCTGGGCCGGCTATTGGTGTCATGTCTACTTCTATTGTGCTGCTCGGTATTCATCAAGTCACAACAGGGGTGCTGCAAGGACTTGGGCATACGACTATACCGGTTATTAATATGGGGATTGCAGCCATTGTCAAAGTGATATTAAACTGGGTTCTTACAGCAGTACCGGAATTGGGCATTAAGGGTTCTGCTTGGGCTACCGTCGCTGATATTGGTGTAGCCGCTATTATGAATATGGTTTATGTGAATCGCTATGTCGGTTATAATATCGCGGCTAAGGATATCCTAAAGACCGTGGTAGCCACTGCTGTTATGGGAGTCGCGGTATTCTATTCCTATGCTGAAATTATACAGGATTCGGGTAGTAATACAGTCGCTACCATTAGCGCTATTGCTGTAGGTGGAATCGTTTATAGTATTGTGCTAATTATTACTGGCGGTATCCATGAACGTGATGTCAGTAGAATTCCATTAATTGGCTCACCTTTGAGTAAATTTTTACGGATAACTGGTTTGTTTAAATCCATTTGA